Sequence from the Burkholderia sp. GAS332 genome:
GGCACGTCAGGCACAGATCGCGTTCTCGTCGAAGGTATTCCGCATCCCGACACGCCTCGTCGCGAAGAAGGGCGCGACGATTGTGCCGACGCCGGAAGCGCTGAAGGGTAAGCGAATCGGCGTCGAGCAGGGTTCGATTCAGGAAACGTACGCGAAGACGTACTGGGAGCCGGCCGGCGCGGTGATCGCGTCGTACCAGGATCAGGATCTCGTTTACTCGGACCTGATCGCCGGCCGCATCGACGCATCGCTGCAGAACGCGGTGCAAGCTGACGTCGGATTCCTGCGGACGCCGCGAGGCAAGGACTTCGCATTCGCCGGCAATCCGCTTTACGATGCGAAGACGTTGGGAAGCGGTACCGCGATCGGTTTGCGCAAGGAGGACACCGACCTGAAGGCGAAGATCGACCAGGCGATCGCCGACATGCGTGCGGATGGCACGTACGACAGGATCGCGAAAAAGTATTTCGACTTCGACGTCTACGGCCAATAAAGACAGCCCGGCCGACGCACGCGATTGAGCGGTGAGTCGGGCTGTCGTCGCGACCCGCTCAATCGCCTGGCGCGCAGCCGTCCCACCGGTGATCAGACGCGCCGACCAGCGTCAACGTTATCGCCCGGACTTGAGTTGTGTCCACAGCCGGTTTTCAAGGCGCAGGATATCGGCCGGCAACGGCAACGACAGGGTGAGCGATTTCATCTTGTCCCCGCG
This genomic interval carries:
- a CDS encoding amino acid ABC transporter substrate-binding protein, PAAT family encodes the protein MKSLLATLTIALLAVSSGSAIAKDWSTVRFGVDASYPPFESKSADGKLVGFDIDLGNEICRRLNAQCVWVENAFDGMIPALKGRKFDGVLSTMSMTPARQAQIAFSSKVFRIPTRLVAKKGATIVPTPEALKGKRIGVEQGSIQETYAKTYWEPAGAVIASYQDQDLVYSDLIAGRIDASLQNAVQADVGFLRTPRGKDFAFAGNPLYDAKTLGSGTAIGLRKEDTDLKAKIDQAIADMRADGTYDRIAKKYFDFDVYGQ